From the genome of Nitrospinota bacterium, one region includes:
- a CDS encoding methyltransferase domain-containing protein: MNVEKIKKTYSAWSNIYDYVFKWFFSPRQKHVIEAMNIRSGQRVLDVGVGTGLTLPLYPKDCEVIGIDLSGNMLAKARRKVEELALTQVNLLEMDAQQLSFADNSFDHVLATFVISVVPDPVRTISEMKRVLKPEGNLVIVNHFQNEKNKVIGTLERWVAPACRFLGWRSDIKLSDLAETADLAIDNCYQIKKLDLWHVVFATNNK, encoded by the coding sequence ATGAACGTTGAGAAGATTAAGAAAACTTACTCCGCGTGGTCGAATATCTACGATTACGTCTTCAAGTGGTTTTTCAGCCCACGCCAGAAGCACGTCATCGAGGCCATGAACATTCGGTCCGGCCAACGTGTGCTCGATGTGGGCGTGGGCACCGGCCTCACATTGCCCCTCTATCCGAAGGACTGCGAAGTCATCGGCATCGACCTCTCCGGCAATATGCTAGCCAAGGCCAGGCGCAAGGTCGAGGAGCTCGCTCTCACGCAAGTAAACCTCCTTGAGATGGACGCCCAGCAACTCTCTTTCGCCGATAACAGCTTCGACCACGTCCTGGCGACCTTCGTAATTTCGGTCGTTCCCGACCCGGTACGCACCATCAGCGAGATGAAGCGTGTGCTGAAGCCCGAAGGAAACCTCGTAATCGTCAACCATTTTCAAAACGAGAAGAACAAGGTGATCGGGACGCTTGAGAGGTGGGTGGCTCCAGCCTGCCGATTCCTAGGCTGGAGGTCAGACATCAAATTGTCGGACTTGGCCGAGACCGCCGACCTGGCCATCGACAATTGCTACCAGATTAAGAAACTAGACCTCTGGCACGTCGTCTTCGCGACGAACAACAAGTAA
- a CDS encoding DegT/DnrJ/EryC1/StrS family aminotransferase, giving the protein MEALKAENIATGVHFRSLHIQPYYRETFGYRPEDFPRALDLNNRILSLPLYPTMTYQDVEDVIRAVTKLVRFYRSAKPSRVERCKKERVAQ; this is encoded by the coding sequence ATGGAAGCCCTCAAGGCAGAAAACATCGCGACGGGCGTACACTTTCGCTCGCTCCACATCCAGCCCTACTACCGGGAAACCTTCGGCTATCGCCCAGAGGACTTTCCCCGCGCCCTGGACTTAAACAACCGGATCCTCTCCCTCCCCCTCTACCCGACCATGACGTACCAAGACGTCGAGGACGTCATCAGGGCGGTCACAAAGCTCGTCCGCTTCTACCGGAGTGCGAAGCCCTCAAGGGTAGAGAGGTGTAAAAAGGAGAGGGTGGCCCAATGA